The window TTCACGCCAGAAATAGTCACCACGAATGGACCCTTCCCACTCAAGGGGAGTCCCCGGAATATAATCTTTAAATGCATAAGCATCTATCTGTGGGAGATGCTGCAGCGTGGGATCTTTTGAAGAAGGATTGTTCCCATTTCTGTATACAAGGCTGTCAGTGTACTCAATTCTGGCTGAAAGAGCATATTTATCCCAGCTTCTGGAAACAAGAGCAGTACTTGTACGGTTCTGTGCATCAGCGGCCTGAATATCGCGTCCGAATTCGCTTACAAACTGATCACGAGTTTTTTCATAACCATTTGCCCCGCTTCGGAATTCACGCAGATAATCCTGATCAGAGACAACATCAATATCAAGAAAAGTCTGCCAGTCCGGATTTCCAAGGTAGCCGTTGTATTTTGATCTTACCCACCAGCGATTATGATTTGAACGGATCAGCCCATCAGATGAAAACGGATTGTCACCATCTGATTCATTATCAAAGCTTTTATCATCATAAATCCAGTCGGCATGCCATTCACCCTTGGAATTTACATCCTGAGTGTGACGAAATTCAATGCCCGGTCTAAAACCTCTTTTGCCGTAATATTCAGCATAAAAAGTGGCATCCATCTCGTCATTTATTGCCCAGTAAAGAGGAACGCTGGCTTTTGCGCCGAGTTTATCAGAGGAGCCTACTTCAGGAGTAAGCATACCGGACTGTCTTTTACGTTTTACCGGCAGGTTGATATAAGGCGAATATAAAACCGGTACGCCTTTAACCTTAAAAGTAGAATGCCAGAGATTGGCCCAGCCGTTCAGAGTGATATCACCTTCACCTGATTCAAATGACCATAGAGGGTTTTCCCCATCACAGGCTGTTACTTTGGCATCTTTAAAAGTATATGTTGCACCGTTGTGCTTTTCTATAAATTCGCTTTCAAAATAAACATGGGGAGAGGCTACAAAAACCCGTCCTTTCTTCAACCATCCGACCATATTTTTAAGGTCAAATTCAGCTTCTTCGGCCTGATAGAAATCACCATTCCAATGAGCCTGAACATTTCCTTTCAAATACACCCATTTTGTGGCCTGATAGAATCTTGCAAAGTCAGCCTTCAGATAGTTTTTACCACTGCGGAAGGTGACATTTCCATAGGCCTGAACATATTCACTGTCATGCTCTGCAACAACCCTATCTGCCGAGAACTTCCACGGTTCGCCCTTGGATGCTTTCGCCGCCTCACCTTTTCCGGCAGGACCTTTCACTGCGGATGAGGCC of the Maridesulfovibrio bastinii DSM 16055 genome contains:
- a CDS encoding LPS-assembly protein LptD, with amino-acid sequence MKIKLAIIFILSMLLVASSALADDLQNTAKASSAVKGPAGKGEAAKASKGEPWKFSADRVVAEHDSEYVQAYGNVTFRSGKNYLKADFARFYQATKWVYLKGNVQAHWNGDFYQAEEAEFDLKNMVGWLKKGRVFVASPHVYFESEFIEKHNGATYTFKDAKVTACDGENPLWSFESGEGDITLNGWANLWHSTFKVKGVPVLYSPYINLPVKRKRQSGMLTPEVGSSDKLGAKASVPLYWAINDEMDATFYAEYYGKRGFRPGIEFRHTQDVNSKGEWHADWIYDDKSFDNESDGDNPFSSDGLIRSNHNRWWVRSKYNGYLGNPDWQTFLDIDVVSDQDYLREFRSGANGYEKTRDQFVSEFGRDIQAADAQNRTSTALVSRSWDKYALSARIEYTDSLVYRNGNNPSSKDPTLQHLPQIDAYAFKDYIPGTPLEWEGSIRGDYFWREYGMSGGRIDMNPSVSMPVKLGYVTIMPRAGVRATSYMIGSFQNASSEVSRDSMQGRLLGEAGISAFSEYYRVFNVSDAPAVSNSSIGESNWVSVKHSFIPRLEYNWVQDDPDQEKLPYFDARDRISSQNDITFSLTNVFDRKAATVVRGRNGLPVLSNSYLEFLRFRVEQGYDIDEARRTVELDEYESRPFSDTMGEVLVTPLNWVSLRSRTWFSPYLLDVTENENVLKVFDDNYGYLLFGYDYLRAIDEYKRQSDDSMQVVRYGAKARLPYGFVLGGEFRSDLNAGRDLEKTATLGWNHQCFSLEFVASKTTVDERYSVNFNLFPMDNYLD